TTTAGACACAATGTCTCCTCCCTTAGAAATGTATAACAAGCAATCACTGTTTATGTCGGACACCACCAACTCCCCATTTGCCAGATGACATATTTTGGCAATAACGAGTTTTTTatcattctccttttctttgagtcgTAGATTTAGATGTCTGATATAAGGATTTTTCGTGTGTAAATAACAGCCAGACGACCGGTTTTGATACTTGTAAAGAAGAACCCTGTTGTGTTCAATGTCCAGTACATAAACTGTTCCTTGGAAAATAGCGATGTGAGGATGAACAGGGAGAGGTAGCTTCCATTGCCATTTAATTACTCCATATATATCGTAACATATTACAATGGATTGTCTCTTAAAcaggacataaaaataaacattatcagagtagatgtgatgagggtCGCCATAGAATGGAAGGCATTTTTCAAAAAGTTCTTCACCAGATGTGGCATAAAATACCAGTTTATGTTCCCTTCTGTCTACAACTGCAAAATTAACTGGAGTTGCAGCAATTGTGACATTATTATGTTTCAGAGAAATTCTTTCAATGATATCAACTTTTTTCTCCTTGATCAATAGGATATGTATCTCATTTTTGCTTTCAATAGTGGTTACAGCTAAACACTTATTTGATACAATATGACATATTTTAATGTAATCAGTATGGACCTTTATTAAAGGGCCTTTCCTTAGTTCAGGACAGGCAATATACTGAAgtgctttcttttcatgataaaaGACCAGGAATCTGTTAGAGTTTATTCTACAAAAGATAGAAGGAAGCTCAAGGAAAGTTaaattattttggttaattatttctcCACTATCAGTGaataatatggcattcttattgCTGTAgattattaatatagaagatgttgacataggtagaatatttgtaatgCTGTTACAATCCTCAATATAAATGTGGTTGTTCAAACTGGGGGTACGTAGCTGATGGTTATATGGTAGCCTGGGCCAAAagtctttatttgttttaattatatgagGAATGCCGAAAACATCTGTTACCAAAATGATATCTTTACCAACAGAAATATCCCAGCATTTCCTGCCAATGTCTCTCTTTTTCATACCACCTGTAGCTGAGACCTTATAAATAATACGCCCCTGGAGGACATAAAAATGTCTTTGGTAGAAAGTAAGTTTGGTTGGGAGGACCATAGAATGGGTCTCTACTTCAAATAACTGTTGACCATCTGGGTTATAACAGACAACTTCATTACTATTAGAAAAcgatgtcaaaatatttttcccTGGACCTACAGCAATAGCTGCAGGTATTTCTTTGGTAATAATTTTTCGTTTAATGCTGTCATCGTCCCAATTAACGAGATATATCACCTTCCTAAACATTTCTACTCCTATAAGTGTAGAATGTTCCAAGTAAGAAGCTAAATATAATTCCAGTTGTATTGTTTTAATCGTAAAACTTATGGGATGTATTATGAGAATCATTTTCCGAAAGGGAAGAGTGGCTAGAACTATGTCTTGGCCGATTCTGGTAAAATCGGTGACAGAAGATGGGCAATGAACATAGTTTCTGTCACCGTTTCTTGTAATACAACATATCGTCATACAATGGCGGGAATATGTAACAATTCCGTCTTGTATGGCTACAATATTGGATATCGTgtttttgtcaaatttttccccagATTCCTCAAACTTTGCTTCTCTGGTCACAACTGACAAAAGAGGCCGAAATTTTGTGGTTACTTTTGGTGGTTCAATAGTCTTGTGGCTGTATGGGTTACAGGTGATATAAATGTCAAAGAGTCTTTGTTGAAACCAGCCAAGGTTTTGGTGAACATAATCATTATGTTGTTTTGTGAATTTCAGAAATCTTCGCATTTTACGTTTGATATTACGTAATATACAAGATCCCTCTAAACCCATAGATTCTATGTGATTACATTTATCCTTTACATAATCTATAAACGTATTAATGTAATCTGTTTTAATTATTGCTAGGTAACATGTCACAATATGTTGAAAACTTGGTAGTATGGACATTTCCTGTTCTTCGGATTTttctgtgttttgtgtatgtaatacTTGGGGAAGAATTTGTGTAGATTTCTTATAAATCGGTGCTGTATCACAGACTGCAGAAGGAACGAGAgccaatattttttcttcattcatcttctccattttgtgaatataaaattatcgctttctgttaaatattttttttttctctggattttcttttcttcctttggaataaaatttaTCTCTTCGCAATTCACTAATTTTTACAGcaaatctgaaataaatttaaaaaaaagctgTTAGTTTTGTGAAAAGTTTTTGAtcaaatataggcgtaggagtggctgtgtggtaagtagcttgcttaccaaccacatggttctgggttcagtcccactacgtggcatcttgggcaagtgtcttctactatagcatcgggccgaccgaagccttgtgagtggatttggtagacggaaattgaaagaagcccgtcgtatatatgtatgtatatatatatatatgtgtgtgtgtgtatgtattcttttcaaATGTCTACAAACACAATGAGGCTGaaataatatattcttatttctttactgcccgcaaggggctacacacagaggggacaaacaaacagattaagtcgattatatcaactccagtgcgtaactggtacttatttaatcgaccccgaaaggatgaaaggcaaagtcgacctcggcggaatttgaactcagaacgtaacggcagacaaaatacctatttctttactacctacaacgggctaaacacagaggtgacaaggacaaacaaatggattaagtcgattatatcgaccccagtgcgtaactggtatttatttaatcgaccccgaaaggatgaaaggcaaagtcgacctcggcggattttgaactcagaacgtaaagacagacgaaatacctatttctttactacccacaaggggctaaacacagaggtgacaaggacaaacaaatggattaagtcgattatatcgaccccagtgcgtaactggtatttatttaatcaaccccgaaaggatgaaaggcaaagtccacctcagtggaatttgaactcagaatgtaaagacagccaaaataccgctaagcatgtcgcccggcatgctaacgtttctgccagcctgccaccttaattaatgcattcttccaggagtaaATAAAAAATCCTAAAAgttgaggggatgggccccttagatactaacatgggcctccatatatggattctaatagCGCAGGGGCCCACTTGTCATTGGGCAAACTAACAACCTGGTCTTTCCACCACTGTTTACTGCATCCAAGAATATCAACTGGCACTAGTCAACgttaaggaaataaaaaaatctggaaaagaaTCATAGATATTAAAAAATGCTTACAATAAAATGAACTGTAACATCCAGTAAAAAGATTCAGTCTGGTTTAAATGCCATTTATAAGGTAATTCCATACCGAGgcattcttatctatctatcttatttctttattgcccacaaggggctaaacacagaggggacaaacaaggacagattaagttgattatatcgaccgcagtgcgtaactggtacttatttaatcaaccccaaaaggatgaaaagcaaagtcgacctcggcagaatttgaactcagaacgtagcggcagatgaaatacctatttctttactgctcacaaggggctaaacacagagaggacaaacaaggacagacaaacggattaagtcaattgtatcgaccccagtgcgtaactggtactcatttaatcgaccccgaaaggatgaaagacaaagtcgaccttggcggaatttgaactcagaacgtagcgacagacgaaatacctatttctttactacccacaaggggctaaacacagagaagacaaacaaacagattaagttgattatatcgatcccagtgcgtaactgatacttaatttattgaccctgaaaggatgaaaggcaaagtcgaccttggcggaatttgaactcagaacaaagcagcagaagaaataccgctaagcattttgcccggtgtgctaacgattcttgactctctatctatctgataAACCACCTAAAATACTGTATCATTAGACAAAcatttttattcctttaattttcatcaaatagtttttacattattaaatctcaggatgagatgtaaacagttatcgttcgacaatgtaaagtatatttgccatctcaatatggctaaccacacagggaggtgttactgtagctttttagccccaggagatcatcatctccagctggctttaggcacactatctgtgcccttatggtatttgcaaagggaggccatccctttctcgtaagcctaagtgatatgCACCGGACTgcggtttcgaggttattgcctcttaTTAATGGGCGGTAATCACTGGATcacaattaattttttattacaattataaaatcagtacatagaagaacaatacaggacatacatacaaaaaacagttaagtggttcgtttaaaaatttccaaaatatatgGATTGTTCATTATACAAAAAACTGTATTTAAATTGTCCTTTGCATTGACTAATATAACATTACATTAGATTGAAATCTTACCGATATATTTTAAACCCCAGCAACctataaggccccgcagctttcctttcctcttctccaTCCATAGTTaaactgggtttctgacacccacctttttcgccacttccttccatcttttttcataCACACCTCGTGGTAAGGtcttcttttccagccccattttgctcttcagatgatatctgaagtaagtgagcattCTTGtatgccacatgcattcttttactactgcaatcACTTGATCACGATGAAAGAAAAAgcctgtttgcaaatatataagagtttttctagtgacttctgccactgatttcgaaaaactgtctgtaagcattattaaatctcaggacgagatgtaaacagtaatcgctcgacaatgtaaagtataatagccatctcaatatggctaaccacaaaggtttTTACATTGTTATAACCAAACTATATTTCATATTATGTTccggaaatgtaaataaaatgctATGAAATGTTTTAACAGTTTCTGGTCTTTAAAATACtacctgaaaataaaacaaatttcaatataacagaatatttatgtttaaaatagTTGTAATGACTCTTTAACGATGTAAATGTGTTAGTAAATTgtctgttaaccctttagcatttaaaccagccatatccggccaaaagtattctgcctgttttatgttcaaactggccagatctggtctctcacaccaaccctgcaatatcatttgaaaaattaacagctacctcgtcataatctcatagctacaagataatgcatgattagttcaaaacaatatggataaaaacggattaattttggcagaataatgtgaacactaaagggttaaggaaaataATTATCACAATATTTACCTGAAGTCAATGACTGGGTTTGAATTTTCAGCCTCAAATCTTTCTGTCTCGAGAATAtgagttatctttatatataaaactgtagttgtgtgtgtgtctgtctactccgatttagattcctaactactcccacattttgcggtgcagtttaaccaaaagcaggtatcttatagtcgtgattcatatcgagcccttctgggtattagcgcgcgtctacgatgagtctatgatttaaaaagaaatttaccatcatttttccgcatttttaatccattttttgctcggttttctataaaggaagtaactctctaaaaatgcttatatagttatttcccttacaaacccgagcaacgccggatgaTACTGCTAGTGGAAATTAAAACGCTTGGTCAATTTACTTCTTAGCGGATTTCTTGGTGGATTTGTTTTTCTTAACAGCAGGCTTCTTTGCAGCAGGTTTCTTGGCAGCTTTCTTCGCTGCTGGCTTCTTAGTTGCTGGCGACTTGGCACCCTTGGGTTTTGCTGTTTTTGTGGACTTTGCCTTTTTAGCACCACCGCAATTCTTGGCACTCAGCTCATTGAAACAGGAACCAGAATGCTACACTCACAACAATTGTCATATTTATAACATAACAGGAACAATTGGGCATTGTCTTCTTAtctcctctgtgtatgtgtagctttgtttaaatgtatgtgcctgtatattgTAGTGTATattttgtagtatgtatgtatgtatgtatgtatgttacatagACAACAATTGTACACGCTGTAGGAATAATATGTTTCTCTCTCCCACctcccattcattcattcatttgtttctttctttccttccttcctttctttatttctttctgtctttctttctttctttcttttattctaatattcttttcattcatttgtttctttcttctttccttccttcttccttcctttctctctttctttctttctttctttctttctttctttctttctttctttctttctttctttctttctttctttcttctttctttcttcttccttcctttctctctttctttcttctttctttctttctttctttctttctttctttctttctttctttctttctttctttcttttattctaatattcttttcattcatttgtttctttctttctttcttccttccttcttacttcctttctctctttcttccttcctctctctctctttctttctttatttctttctttctaatattcttttctactctatgcataaaaggcctgaaaattttttgCGGGGTTGGGAGGGGGGGGGAAAgcggccagtcaattagattgatcccaataacgcaactggtacttaatttattgaccccgaaaggatgaaaggcaaagtccgacctcagcggaatttgaactcagaacgtaaaaagacagatgaaatacctatttctttactacccacaaggggctaaacacagagaggacaaacaaggacagacaaagggattaagtcgattatatcgaccccagtgcgtaactggtatttatttaatcgaccccgaaaggcaaagtccaacctcggcggaatttgaactcagaacgtagcggcagacaaaatactgctaagtatttcgcccggagtgctagcGTTTCCGCCAGCTTGCCTTTAATTCTAATATTATCATCTCCAGCATCACCTCCAACATTGCCTCCATTTCTGCTCCATCACTCCacccatgaatatatttatgtgcatgtgtgtgtgtgtgtgtttatacatgcatgccaGTATGGTAAACACAttcaatgttgatgataatattataatgatatacatatatttttatacatacaggcgcaggagtggctgtgtggtaagtagcttgtttaccaaccacatggttccgggttcagtcccactgcgtggcaccttgggcaagtgtcttctactatagcctcgggccgaccaaagccttgtgagtggatttgatagacagaaactgaaaagaagcctgtcgtatatatgtatatacatatatatgtgtgtgtgtgtttgtgtgtctgtgtttgtccccctatcattgcttgacaaccaatgctggtgtgtttacggccccgttacttagcggttcagcaaaagagaccgatagaataagtactgggcttacaaagtcccggggtcgatttgcttgactaaaggcggtgctccagcatggccgcagtcaaatgactgaaacaagtaaaagagtaaaagagagtaaagagtaactaaaaaatttttaaattcgtatactggtagaatgtgtttataaaacatctttttgtcttggctttattgagaaaattctatagtttgtaagatatttgttgttttttttcttcaatttctgcaatttcaaccaatcaatgaccatctattgaggtaaaaaaaacattctgtgccgtatgaatatgtcccacgtttaagaaacagattaggtttatttacatttgtgaagaaaaaaagatacccttccacccacccttaaccctaaccaaccctaaaagagattgaaatgcaatagatcgatactagggtcataattatgggtgacaatttcatatgacaccgctagaaaatcctgccgttcaaaccaaaaagatccttatgcttttctaatttttcttagaTTTTATAATTCTGACAACATTAATTTAGGTAACAAGTGACTAGGCTAGTAATATTAATGCAGATTGAGTCCCTGAGTAACATGTTAGCCGTTTATTGTTTAAAACTATGAAAGATCCCATTATCTGATGTACTTCAACcaattttgtattcttatatttgAGTTCAATAACTCTTTATTTGAAAGTTGTACGATGCACAAAGAATGATTGTGATACGAAAATATCATGAAGACTCTTATTTCAAGTGGTGCCATTGAATTAGCCATGGGCCAATTCTAgctgaaacatatctaagtacacacacacacacacacatacagagtcagTCTTGTTTGTATTGTTATGATAATAACCCTTTAAGTACAACAATCCTTAAATTTAtattacaactagcagtatcgcccggcgttgctcgggtttgtaagggaaataactatataagcatttttagagagttatagccaaaaaaatagctaAAAACTGCactaaaattggaaaaaaaatgatggtaaattttttttgaatcgttgactcatcgtagacatttttagagttacttcccttatataatagcgaaaaaaatgcattaaaatggaaaaaaatgatggtaaattttttttgaatcgttgactcatcgtagacatttttagagttacttcccttatataatagcgaaaaaaatgcattaaaatggaaaaaaatgatggtaaattttttttttaatcgtagactcatcatagacgcgcgctaatacccagaagggctcgatatgaatcacaactataagatacccggttttggttaaactgcaccgcaaaatgtgggagtagttagcaatctaaatcgtaggagacagacacacaacctcacttttatatataaagatgccaGCTTTAGTAGGTTTCTTTCCCTCCACTCCCTTCATATTCtttactctctgtctctgtctctctctctctcttccaacctctctctctccctctcttccaacctctctctctccctctcttccaacCTCTTTCTCTTCAAACAATCATTTTGtaaccattttatttttgttggttttttgggtttttttttcttttttgttatttggattttactttcactttctctgtcttGAGAACCAACAATCCGACTTTGTCGCTGCATTTTCACAAAATACATAATCCAGTCTGTTTTGCAACAGGTAAGCTTGGATTGTGTCTCTTGTGAAATTGCAGTCAAACCGTTATTGACAAAGATGGATTGTTTGATCTCAAGCGGAAGgaggtgaaaataaaatttttttaaaaatggttaTAAAATGATTGTTTGAAGAGAGAGAGCtgggaagagagaggagagggagctgggaagagagaggagagagagagagagagagagagggagatagatagagtgggatagatagagaaatagagagtgagatagatagagagatggatatatagattagatagatagatagatagatagatagatagat
The window above is part of the Octopus sinensis linkage group LG28, ASM634580v1, whole genome shotgun sequence genome. Proteins encoded here:
- the LOC115225796 gene encoding uncharacterized protein LOC115225796, producing the protein MEKMNEEKILALVPSAVCDTAPIYKKSTQILPQVLHTQNTEKSEEQEMSILPSFQHIVTCYLAIIKTDYINTFIDYVKDKCNHIESMGLEGSCILRNIKRKMRRFLKFTKQHNDYVHQNLGWFQQRLFDIYITCNPYSHKTIEPPKVTTKFRPLLSVVTREAKFEESGEKFDKNTISNIVAIQDGIVTYSRHCMTICCITRNGDRNYVHCPSSVTDFTRIGQDIVLATLPFRKMILIIHPISFTIKTIQLELYLASYLEHSTLIGVEMFRKVIYLVNWDDDSIKRKIITKEIPAAIAVGPGKNILTSFSNSNEVVCYNPDGQQLFEVETHSMVLPTKLTFYQRHFYVLQGRIIYKVSATGGMKKRDIGRKCWDISVGKDIILVTDVFGIPHIIKTNKDFWPRLPYNHQLRTPSLNNHIYIEDCNSITNILPMSTSSILIIYSNKNAILFTDSGEIINQNNLTFLELPSIFCRINSNRFLVFYHEKKALQYIACPELRKGPLIKVHTDYIKICHIVSNKCLAVTTIESKNEIHILLIKEKKVDIIERISLKHNNVTIAATPVNFAVVDRREHKLVFYATSGEELFEKCLPFYGDPHHIYSDNVYFYVLFKRQSIVICYDIYGVIKWQWKLPLPVHPHIAIFQGTVYVLDIEHNRVLLYKYQNRSSGCYLHTKNPYIRHLNLRLKEKENDKKLVIAKICHLANGELVVSDINSDCLLYISKGGDIVSKLSLPSTSTDIRRWDSNQIGVTLPLEKQLRVIGNLSKTIRTVSLSQPYVLVCKLGKGQIVCYCDKASGFDILAIKNYNQVEIIHRINFPFVGKSLAIENETLNLLIVTGKKAFRYNTTFSGGGRCFSSFKMVPSVLLSQVKYPPNLYGGSIDKMFVYLIDNSRMFAINDHNLLVNDLVTNNQLNIYIDMVDVFSRNICVSEMLSSTIYQQDLTVSDKARRVHLPQLFGDENPVEIYRLVITENNLIAGYDDTNKNIKIFTFDGQLLDSIKMDANYDIKMCRGQSNTLVIMMKNYEYQLVVLKVEFPLSLVVYQTRNKYDCVASLSNNQLVCSCWNDKRSLYVVDVDEIHSTVNETLLTKGKQDYRNYITKIQYIKVTADNVIIALDKHFIIFFNSDGQHLHSFRHYMEFHACDDNITTDDSYLYTYGQWDKYHSLTEYKNIVCLTQTGEYSRVFLNQRIYKEKLFFPTINCKGPRFVGSRCEKNELYVEGYFMINREKIPISRLLTDKCPVQVKDIDISDEGKTVVCEQANNGNVKIFDKDGKLLCYRNVASLVGGVCFTQESHIMATVPKRKEIFQLQEQDLEKNKGWPSQVPYGILSNRNWRICLYNGFRKQYLPNSCTYQTAIS